One Streptococcus sp. S1 DNA window includes the following coding sequences:
- the thrC gene encoding threonine synthase, with amino-acid sequence MTLVYQSTRDENNTVTASQAILQGLATDGGLFTPVSYPQVELDFDTLKDASYQEVAKLVLSVFLDDFTAEELDYCISHAYDSKFDTPAIAPLVKLDGQYNLELFHGSTIAFKDMALSILPYFMTTAAKKHGLENKIVILTATSGDTGKAAMAGFADVPGTEIIVFYPKDGVSKVQELQMTTQTGDNTHVIAIDGNFDDAQTNVKHMFNDVALREKLAANKMQFSSANSMNIGRLVPQVVYYVYAYAQLVKTGQITAGEKVNFTVPTGNFGNILAAFYAKQIGLPVGKLICASNENNVLTDFFKTYVYDKKRDFKVTTSPSMDILVSSNLERLIFHLVGNDATKTKELMESLVATGQYQLSNFDADILDLFAAAYADEAETAAEIKRVYEASDYIEDPHTAVASAVYQKYRTQTGDTAKTVIASTASPYKFPVVAVEAVTGETGLGDFEALAKLHTLSGVPVPPAVDGLETAPVRHRTSVAAKEMQAAVEDYLGL; translated from the coding sequence ATGACATTAGTTTATCAATCAACACGAGATGAAAATAATACTGTAACAGCTAGTCAAGCCATCCTTCAAGGATTGGCGACAGATGGCGGTTTGTTTACTCCAGTCTCTTATCCTCAAGTAGAGCTGGATTTTGATACCCTCAAAGACGCTTCTTACCAAGAGGTGGCCAAGCTTGTTTTGTCAGTCTTTTTGGACGACTTTACAGCAGAAGAGTTGGACTACTGTATTTCTCATGCTTATGACAGCAAGTTTGATACCCCGGCTATTGCTCCGCTTGTCAAACTCGATGGTCAATACAACTTGGAACTTTTCCACGGTTCAACCATTGCCTTTAAAGACATGGCTTTGTCGATCTTGCCTTACTTCATGACGACAGCAGCTAAAAAGCACGGTTTGGAAAATAAAATTGTCATCTTGACGGCGACTTCTGGAGATACTGGAAAAGCTGCGATGGCAGGTTTTGCTGATGTTCCAGGAACAGAGATCATTGTCTTTTATCCAAAAGATGGTGTCAGCAAGGTGCAAGAATTGCAAATGACGACTCAAACGGGGGACAATACCCATGTCATCGCCATCGATGGAAACTTTGACGATGCCCAAACTAATGTCAAACACATGTTCAATGATGTGGCCCTTCGTGAAAAATTAGCAGCCAACAAGATGCAATTCTCATCAGCCAACTCTATGAACATTGGTCGTTTGGTGCCTCAGGTTGTCTATTACGTATACGCCTATGCGCAATTGGTGAAGACAGGCCAAATCACAGCGGGAGAAAAAGTCAACTTTACCGTCCCAACAGGAAACTTTGGAAATATCTTGGCAGCTTTCTATGCCAAACAAATCGGTCTTCCAGTTGGAAAATTGATCTGTGCGTCAAATGAAAACAATGTTTTGACAGACTTCTTCAAAACATATGTCTATGATAAGAAACGTGACTTCAAGGTGACCACCAGTCCATCGATGGATATCTTGGTCTCTTCAAACTTGGAACGCTTGATTTTCCACTTGGTAGGCAATGATGCCACAAAGACCAAAGAGTTGATGGAAAGCCTCGTTGCAACAGGTCAGTACCAATTGTCCAACTTTGATGCAGACATCTTAGATTTGTTTGCGGCTGCATATGCAGATGAAGCAGAAACCGCTGCAGAGATCAAGCGGGTCTATGAAGCGTCTGATTACATCGAAGACCCTCATACAGCCGTAGCATCAGCCGTTTATCAAAAATACCGGACCCAAACAGGGGATACTGCTAAAACAGTCATTGCCTCTACAGCAAGTCCTTATAAATTCCCAGTTGTGGCAGTAGAAGCGGTGACGGGCGAGACAGGTCTAGGAGATTTCGAAGCCTTGGCTAAATTGCATACACTCTCAGGTGTTCCTGTGCCACCGGCTGTAGACGGCCTTGAAACTGCACCGGTTCGCCATCGTACAAGCGTGGCAGCCAAAGAAATGCAAGCAGCCGTAGAAGACTACTTGGGACTTTAA
- the hisS gene encoding histidine--tRNA ligase, producing MKLQKPKGTQDILPGDSAKWQYVEGFARKVFARYNYDEIRTPIFEHYEVISRSVGDTTDIVTKEMYDFYDKGDRHITLRPEGTAPVVRSYVENKLFAPEVQKPSKFYYIGPMFRYERPQAGRLRQFHQIGVECFGSSNPATDVETIAMAAQFLKELGIDNVTLHLNTLGSPASRQAYRQALIDYLLPMKDQLSKDSQRRLEENPLRVLDSKEKEDKAAVEQAPSILDYLDEESQAHFDAVRRMLEDLGVAYVIDTNMVRGLDYYNHTIFEFITEIEGNELTVCAGGRYDGLVEYFGGPATAGFGFGIGVERILLVLEKKGIELPIETGLDAYIAVLGDEVNEAALSLVQALRIQGFKAERDYLGRKLKAQFKSADVFAAKALITLGSSEVESGQVTAKNNQTRQEVTVALEKLKKDFPSVLAELGLA from the coding sequence ATGAAATTACAAAAACCAAAAGGGACCCAGGATATCCTTCCTGGCGATTCAGCGAAATGGCAATATGTAGAAGGCTTTGCACGCAAGGTCTTTGCGCGATACAATTATGATGAAATCCGCACACCGATCTTCGAACATTATGAAGTCATCAGCCGTTCAGTAGGGGATACGACGGATATCGTTACCAAAGAAATGTATGACTTCTATGACAAGGGAGACCGTCATATCACGCTTCGTCCAGAAGGAACAGCTCCTGTTGTCCGCTCCTATGTTGAAAATAAACTCTTTGCGCCTGAGGTACAAAAACCAAGTAAGTTCTATTACATAGGCCCAATGTTCCGCTATGAGCGTCCTCAAGCAGGTCGTTTGCGTCAATTCCACCAAATTGGGGTAGAATGCTTTGGATCGAGCAATCCTGCAACGGATGTTGAAACCATTGCCATGGCAGCGCAATTCCTGAAAGAACTAGGAATTGACAATGTGACCTTGCACTTGAACACCTTGGGAAGCCCTGCTAGTCGTCAGGCTTATCGCCAAGCCTTGATTGATTATCTCTTGCCAATGAAGGATCAATTGTCTAAGGACAGCCAACGTCGCTTAGAAGAAAATCCGCTTCGTGTCTTGGATTCAAAAGAAAAAGAAGACAAGGCCGCGGTTGAACAGGCTCCTTCCATCCTAGACTATCTTGATGAAGAAAGCCAAGCGCATTTTGATGCGGTTCGTCGGATGTTAGAAGACTTGGGGGTAGCCTATGTCATTGATACCAATATGGTGCGTGGCTTGGATTACTACAACCACACGATTTTTGAGTTCATCACAGAAATTGAAGGCAATGAATTGACGGTCTGTGCAGGTGGTCGCTATGATGGTTTGGTGGAATACTTCGGCGGCCCTGCGACAGCTGGTTTTGGATTTGGTATCGGTGTGGAACGGATCCTTCTCGTTCTTGAAAAGAAAGGCATTGAATTGCCGATCGAAACAGGCCTAGATGCCTATATCGCTGTCCTAGGAGATGAAGTCAATGAAGCAGCGCTTAGCTTGGTTCAAGCCCTTCGAATCCAAGGTTTCAAGGCAGAACGTGATTACCTTGGACGCAAGCTCAAGGCACAATTTAAGTCAGCAGATGTCTTTGCGGCCAAAGCCTTGATTACCTTAGGAAGTAGTGAAGTTGAGAGTGGTCAAGTTACTGCGAAAAATAACCAAACTCGTCAAGAAGTAACGGTAGCTCTTGAAAAATTGAAGAAAGACTTCCCATCTGTTTTAGCAGAGTTGGGATTGGCTTGA
- a CDS encoding metal-sulfur cluster assembly factor, which produces MREDIKINDRALALEKSLIEKLELVFDTDVELDVYNLGLIYEIHLDEAGTCKVVMTFTDTACSCAESLPIEIVARLKEIEGIEDVKVEVTWSPAWKITRISRYGRIALGLPPR; this is translated from the coding sequence ATGAGAGAGGATATCAAAATCAATGACCGCGCCCTGGCACTAGAGAAGTCATTAATCGAAAAATTGGAGCTTGTATTTGATACCGATGTTGAGTTAGATGTTTATAATCTGGGACTGATCTACGAGATCCATCTAGATGAAGCCGGCACTTGCAAGGTGGTTATGACCTTTACCGATACGGCTTGTAGCTGTGCTGAGAGCCTTCCGATCGAAATCGTCGCTCGCCTAAAAGAAATCGAGGGGATCGAAGATGTCAAGGTTGAAGTAACTTGGTCACCCGCTTGGAAAATTACTCGAATCAGCCGATACGGGCGCATCGCCCTTGGTCTTCCACCACGATAA
- a CDS encoding uracil-xanthine permease family protein, translating to MNDVKYDVNDMPKPGLLIGLSFQHLFAMFGATVLVPILVGIDPAIALFSSGLGTLAHLTVTKYKIPAYMGSSFAYIAAMQMLMKSDGIAAVAQGAMAGGLVYLFVALIVKHAGKDWINKVLPPIVVGPIIMVIGLSLAKNAVTDATTLNNSYSGYALLISMVTLFAVILFNMYGKKIVGVVPILLGLIVGYIFSLALGLLTGHSFVNFSEVSAAHWIQVPNFDIPFVDYSFKLYPSAILTMAPIAFVTMTEHFGHLMVLNSLTERDYFKDPGLDHTLTGDGLAQIIAGFFGAPPVTSYGENIGVMALSKVYSVYVISGAAVIAVVMSFIGKLSALLHSIPTPVLGGLSIALFGVIAASGLKILVEHKIDFDNKKNLLIASVILVSGIGGLMIDLGGLQITGVATSTILGIVLYQILPEPKADQA from the coding sequence GTGAATGATGTTAAATATGATGTGAATGATATGCCAAAACCTGGTTTATTGATTGGTTTATCTTTCCAGCATTTGTTTGCCATGTTTGGGGCGACAGTGTTGGTGCCGATTTTGGTTGGGATTGATCCTGCCATTGCTTTGTTCTCATCTGGTTTGGGGACCTTGGCTCACTTGACAGTGACCAAGTATAAGATCCCTGCTTACATGGGGTCTAGTTTTGCTTATATTGCAGCGATGCAAATGCTGATGAAGTCAGATGGGATCGCGGCAGTTGCCCAGGGTGCTATGGCGGGTGGTTTGGTCTACTTGTTTGTAGCTCTGATTGTTAAGCATGCGGGTAAAGATTGGATTAATAAGGTCCTTCCACCAATCGTGGTTGGTCCCATTATCATGGTCATTGGTTTGAGTCTTGCGAAGAATGCCGTCACTGATGCGACAACCTTAAATAATAGCTACAGCGGCTATGCTCTATTGATTTCGATGGTGACCCTCTTTGCAGTTATCCTATTTAACATGTATGGCAAGAAGATTGTCGGTGTCGTCCCAATTTTACTTGGATTAATTGTGGGCTATATTTTCTCATTGGCTCTTGGTTTGCTGACAGGACATAGTTTTGTCAATTTCTCAGAGGTAAGTGCGGCACATTGGATTCAAGTTCCAAACTTTGACATTCCATTTGTGGATTATAGCTTTAAACTCTATCCAAGTGCGATTTTGACTATGGCTCCGATTGCCTTTGTGACCATGACGGAACATTTTGGCCACCTCATGGTTTTAAATAGTTTGACTGAGCGTGATTACTTCAAGGATCCAGGACTTGACCATACGCTTACTGGTGATGGCTTGGCACAGATTATTGCTGGATTCTTTGGAGCTCCTCCGGTAACTTCTTATGGGGAAAACATTGGGGTTATGGCCCTTAGTAAGGTCTACTCAGTTTACGTTATTTCAGGCGCAGCAGTGATTGCGGTTGTCATGAGCTTTATTGGGAAGCTATCAGCACTCTTGCACTCTATTCCAACTCCTGTATTGGGAGGTTTGTCTATTGCCCTCTTTGGGGTTATCGCTGCTAGCGGTTTGAAAATTTTAGTTGAACATAAGATTGATTTTGATAATAAAAAGAATCTCTTGATTGCAAGTGTGATCCTAGTATCAGGGATCGGTGGTTTGATGATTGACCTCGGTGGTCTTCAAATCACGGGTGTGGCAACGTCGACCATTCTAGGAATCGTGTTGTACCAAATCCTTCCTGAACCAAAAGCTGACCAGGCTTAG
- the ilvD gene encoding dihydroxy-acid dehydratase — translation MTELDTRHRSSVYDSMVKSPNRAMLRATGMTDENFEKPIVGVISTWAENTPCNMHLHDFGKLAKEGVKDAGAWPVQFGTITVADGIAMGTPGMRFSLTSRDIIADSIEAAMGGHNVDAFVAIGGCDKNMPGSMIAIANMDIPAIFAYGGTIAPGNLNGKDIDLVSVFEGIGKWNHGDMTAEEVKQLECNACPGPGGCGGMYTANTMATAIEVLGMSLPGSSSHPAESADKKADIEEAGRAVVKMLEMGLKPSDILTREAFEDAITVTMALGGSTNATLHLLAIAHAANVDLTLEDFNDFQERVPHLADLKPSGQYVFQDLYNVGGVPAVMKYLLKNGFLHGDRITCTGKTVAENLEAFADLTPGQKVIMPLENPKRADGPLIILKGNLAPEGAVAKVSGVKVRNITGPAKVFDSEEAAIEAVLSDEIVDGDVVVVRFVGPKGGPGMPEMLSLSSMIVGKGQGDKVALLTDGRFSGGTYGLVVGHIAPEAQVGGPIAYLHTGDLVTVDQDTKEITMHVSDEELAKRKAETTLPPLYSRGVLGKYAHIVSSASRGAVTDFWNMEQSGKQ, via the coding sequence ATGACAGAATTAGATACACGCCATCGCAGTAGTGTCTACGACAGCATGGTCAAGTCCCCTAACCGGGCCATGCTTCGGGCAACTGGGATGACAGATGAAAACTTTGAAAAACCAATCGTAGGGGTGATCTCTACTTGGGCTGAAAACACACCTTGTAACATGCACCTGCATGATTTTGGAAAATTGGCCAAAGAAGGTGTGAAAGATGCGGGAGCTTGGCCGGTTCAATTCGGAACCATTACGGTTGCCGATGGGATTGCTATGGGAACGCCTGGGATGCGCTTCTCCTTGACTTCTCGTGATATCATTGCAGACTCTATCGAAGCTGCTATGGGCGGTCACAACGTGGATGCCTTTGTAGCCATCGGGGGCTGTGATAAGAACATGCCTGGTTCGATGATCGCCATTGCCAATATGGATATCCCAGCGATCTTTGCCTATGGTGGTACCATTGCACCGGGTAATCTGAACGGCAAGGATATCGACTTGGTTTCTGTTTTCGAAGGGATCGGGAAATGGAACCATGGTGATATGACTGCTGAAGAAGTGAAGCAACTGGAATGTAATGCCTGTCCTGGCCCTGGTGGCTGTGGTGGTATGTATACGGCCAACACCATGGCGACAGCGATCGAGGTCCTTGGTATGAGCTTGCCAGGTTCCTCTTCTCACCCTGCTGAATCAGCTGATAAAAAAGCCGATATCGAAGAAGCAGGTCGTGCAGTTGTGAAAATGCTTGAAATGGGACTGAAGCCATCTGACATCTTGACCCGTGAAGCCTTTGAAGATGCCATTACAGTGACCATGGCGCTGGGTGGTTCCACCAATGCCACTCTGCACTTGCTTGCCATTGCTCATGCAGCCAATGTGGACTTGACCCTTGAAGATTTCAACGATTTCCAAGAACGTGTGCCTCACTTGGCAGACTTGAAACCTTCAGGTCAATACGTCTTCCAAGACCTTTACAATGTCGGTGGTGTGCCAGCCGTCATGAAATACCTTCTTAAGAATGGTTTCCTTCATGGGGATCGCATCACCTGTACTGGTAAAACAGTAGCTGAAAACTTAGAAGCCTTTGCTGATTTGACACCAGGTCAAAAAGTTATCATGCCACTTGAAAATCCAAAACGTGCGGATGGTCCATTAATCATCTTGAAAGGGAACTTGGCTCCAGAAGGGGCGGTTGCCAAAGTATCAGGTGTGAAAGTTCGTAACATCACGGGTCCTGCTAAGGTCTTTGACTCAGAAGAAGCTGCCATTGAAGCGGTTCTTTCGGATGAAATCGTGGATGGCGACGTTGTTGTTGTTCGTTTCGTAGGTCCTAAGGGTGGTCCTGGTATGCCGGAAATGCTGTCTCTGTCATCTATGATCGTTGGGAAAGGCCAAGGAGACAAGGTAGCCCTCTTGACAGACGGGCGCTTCTCAGGTGGGACTTATGGTCTCGTTGTTGGTCACATTGCGCCTGAAGCTCAGGTCGGTGGTCCGATTGCCTACCTCCACACAGGAGATCTGGTAACGGTTGATCAAGATACCAAAGAAATCACCATGCACGTCTCAGACGAAGAGTTGGCGAAACGGAAAGCTGAAACAACCTTGCCACCACTGTATAGCCGTGGGGTTCTGGGTAAATACGCCCACATCGTTTCTTCAGCATCACGTGGTGCTGTAACCGACTTCTGGAATATGGAACAGTCTGGTAAACAGTAA
- a CDS encoding SPFH domain-containing protein — MEEKILTQKKNGLAALIGLLVGDLVLVLAFISAIASLPEGFPLAIAVITCIFLFIASLVCYAGIKIIKPQEALVLTLFGNYIGTIREAGIYFVNPFCVSVNPANNTRLGQSGDVTTKSPMSVKKTAEGNNISIETGKKNISLKVMTLNNSRQKINDCLGNPVEIGIAVTWRVVDTAKAVFNVDNYKEYLSLQCDSALRNIVRIYPYDVAPNVDTTGDGQADEGSLRGSSEIVASRIREEIQARVKDAGLEILEARITYLAYAPEIAAVMLQRQQASAIIDARKMIVDGAVGMVEMALERLSEGEIVELDEERKAAMVSNLLVVLCGNHDAQPIVNTGSLY; from the coding sequence ATGGAAGAAAAAATTTTAACCCAAAAGAAAAACGGCTTAGCCGCCCTTATAGGCTTGCTAGTTGGGGATCTTGTCTTAGTTTTAGCCTTTATTAGTGCGATTGCTAGTCTACCAGAAGGTTTTCCACTTGCGATTGCAGTTATTACCTGTATTTTTCTCTTTATTGCTAGTCTGGTGTGCTATGCGGGGATCAAAATTATTAAACCGCAAGAGGCCTTGGTTTTGACCTTGTTTGGGAACTATATTGGAACCATTCGAGAAGCGGGTATTTACTTTGTCAATCCCTTCTGTGTCTCTGTCAATCCTGCCAATAACACCCGCTTGGGCCAAAGTGGTGATGTCACCACCAAGTCACCCATGTCTGTCAAAAAAACAGCAGAAGGTAACAATATTTCTATCGAGACAGGTAAAAAGAATATTTCCTTAAAAGTGATGACCTTGAATAACTCTCGTCAGAAGATTAATGACTGTTTGGGAAATCCTGTAGAAATCGGTATTGCAGTCACTTGGCGTGTAGTAGATACGGCTAAAGCAGTCTTCAATGTGGATAACTACAAAGAATATCTCTCATTGCAGTGTGATAGTGCTCTTCGTAATATTGTCCGCATCTATCCTTATGATGTAGCTCCTAATGTCGATACGACAGGAGACGGCCAGGCAGATGAGGGTAGCCTAAGAGGCTCCAGTGAAATTGTGGCCAGTCGTATTCGAGAAGAGATTCAAGCACGTGTAAAAGATGCTGGACTCGAAATTCTAGAAGCTCGTATTACCTACTTGGCCTATGCTCCAGAAATCGCAGCTGTCATGCTTCAACGCCAACAAGCTTCTGCCATTATCGATGCGCGGAAGATGATTGTCGACGGAGCAGTTGGGATGGTTGAAATGGCCCTTGAACGCCTGAGCGAAGGAGAGATTGTAGAGCTAGACGAAGAACGGAAGGCTGCCATGGTTTCGAACCTTCTCGTCGTTCTCTGTGGCAATCATGATGCACAACCAATTGTTAATACGGGAAGTCTCTATTAA
- a CDS encoding PTS ascorbate transporter subunit IIC: protein MADQKKKQIPLRLSAKLYAAIASWAEDDFRSVNGQIEYLLTECVKQRKKDGKYVSETIDEPFEIDL from the coding sequence ATGGCTGACCAAAAGAAAAAACAGATTCCACTTAGATTGTCAGCCAAGTTATATGCTGCTATCGCATCATGGGCAGAAGATGACTTTCGATCGGTCAATGGGCAGATCGAGTACCTGCTGACAGAATGTGTCAAACAACGAAAAAAGGATGGCAAATACGTTTCGGAAACGATTGATGAGCCATTTGAAATAGACCTTTAA
- the rpmF gene encoding 50S ribosomal protein L32 gives MAVPARRTSKAKKNKRRTHYKVTAPSVNFDEATGDYSRSHRVSLKGYYKGRKIAKAASAE, from the coding sequence ATGGCAGTACCTGCACGTCGCACATCAAAAGCGAAGAAAAACAAACGTCGTACGCACTACAAAGTAACAGCTCCATCTGTAAACTTTGACGAAGCAACTGGAGATTACTCACGTTCACACCGTGTATCACTTAAAGGATACTACAAAGGACGTAAGATCGCTAAAGCTGCATCAGCTGAATAA
- the rpmG gene encoding 50S ribosomal protein L33, with protein MRVNITLEHKESGERLYLTSKNKRNTPDRLQLKKYSPKLRKHVVFTEVK; from the coding sequence ATGCGCGTAAATATTACACTTGAACACAAAGAATCTGGTGAACGCTTGTACCTTACTTCTAAAAACAAACGTAACACTCCAGACCGTCTTCAATTGAAGAAATACTCACCAAAACTTCGCAAACACGTCGTGTTTACTGAAGTTAAGTAG
- a CDS encoding Fic/DOC family protein yields MVKNQYEGYEYIDPNHQYTYPNSAVLINKQNVTNIEEAYRNEHLFVTKRLADLRLKAIEVYSMSNILAIHNYLFQDVYAWSGQYRKVNISKSGNPFMSIQSFNAAETYINHLIHSYHQTANSKDEIIKHLAKILDNLNYFHPFREGNGRTQREVIRSLALSKGYSAQIRVEQDDEVYNLYMDGTVYGDLGKLEELFGKILKEI; encoded by the coding sequence TTGGTTAAAAATCAATACGAAGGCTATGAGTACATTGACCCCAATCACCAATATACCTATCCAAATTCCGCAGTCTTAATCAATAAACAAAATGTTACAAATATTGAAGAAGCCTATCGAAATGAACACTTATTCGTTACTAAAAGACTTGCAGACTTGCGCTTGAAAGCCATTGAAGTCTATTCCATGAGTAATATTTTAGCCATTCATAACTATTTGTTTCAGGATGTTTATGCCTGGTCAGGACAATATCGCAAGGTGAATATCTCTAAAAGTGGTAATCCTTTTATGTCGATACAGTCGTTTAATGCTGCTGAAACTTATATAAATCATCTCATTCATTCCTATCATCAAACTGCCAACTCAAAAGATGAAATCATTAAACATTTAGCAAAAATTCTTGATAATCTTAATTATTTCCATCCCTTTCGAGAAGGAAATGGACGAACTCAACGAGAAGTTATTCGTTCCTTAGCACTATCAAAAGGATATTCTGCACAAATACGAGTGGAACAAGATGATGAAGTTTACAACCTTTATATGGACGGAACTGTCTATGGAGACTTAGGGAAGCTAGAAGAATTATTTGGTAAAATATTAAAAGAAATATAG
- a CDS encoding tyrosine-type recombinase/integrase, which produces MFLRGGTSQSAKYNKKSRKSYKDIDDLVDFDKPVHIVPHMFRHSFVSVMADKIVSLNVIREFVGHSEDSREIEKSIFMSCKKENIKLNKP; this is translated from the coding sequence ATGTTCTTAAGAGGTGGAACTAGTCAGTCCGCTAAGTATAATAAGAAAAGTAGAAAATCCTATAAGGATATTGACGATCTAGTAGATTTTGATAAACCTGTTCACATAGTTCCCCATATGTTCCGACATAGTTTTGTTTCAGTCATGGCTGATAAGATTGTAAGCCTAAACGTTATTAGAGAGTTTGTAGGACATTCAGAAGATAGTAGAGAGATAGAAAAATCTATCTTCATGTCATGCAAAAAAGAAAACATAAAATTGAACAAGCCATGA
- a CDS encoding ABC transporter ATP-binding protein, producing the protein MINIFKYLDKKTKYLTIIGALANGGLALGQPLVVAKALSIDQNNLTYSSIWKFALFGFSVYFALYSLMLFCNHANNVFRREIHMNIRTALFQKLMEDREYSEDEKITMLTQDMEFLGDNFFERYMSISCWGFGALITAIYIIAQNVLLGSIFVFFTILRPIPQFLMNNKLKNSGDEMSQGRTAVHNQISDSIRGAQTLRMNQALPENSQRVWNINLRYQRAIQKFAFTHNIVFFCNGFMVFLSQVLPLVLGFFLAMHGHHVSVASLVAMYIAAGQLVGPIQNIMYDVVEVQGAKTTAEKIFGILNRADDSESDNHSISQVEELEISHLSKSYNGREIIRDLNLAIQQGKKVLIKGPSGCGKSTLFRMITGEEKADDGTITCRTRDGAKTSCFIRQVGIISQHPFLFNDTVRYNLSLGQDFSDQELETVLRQVKLDHELTDGLDFVITNNGENISGGQRVRIELARFLLRKKDILLADEVTAALDVENSQMVRDLIFSLPMMVLEIAHHIDYESRYDQVIELRKN; encoded by the coding sequence ATGATTAATATCTTTAAATATCTTGATAAAAAAACAAAATACCTAACCATTATTGGGGCGCTGGCAAATGGGGGTCTCGCTTTGGGGCAACCCTTGGTTGTTGCCAAAGCATTATCGATAGATCAAAATAACCTTACCTATTCTTCTATTTGGAAATTTGCCCTCTTTGGTTTTTCTGTCTATTTCGCTTTGTATAGTCTAATGTTATTTTGTAATCATGCAAATAATGTCTTTCGACGTGAAATTCACATGAATATCCGAACGGCACTTTTTCAGAAGTTAATGGAAGACAGGGAATATAGTGAAGATGAAAAGATTACCATGCTGACACAGGATATGGAATTTTTAGGAGATAACTTTTTTGAACGCTATATGTCTATTTCATGTTGGGGATTTGGAGCGCTGATTACGGCGATCTATATCATTGCCCAAAATGTTTTATTGGGTTCTATCTTTGTTTTCTTCACGATCTTACGTCCCATTCCACAATTCTTAATGAATAATAAGCTAAAGAATTCAGGGGATGAAATGTCTCAGGGAAGAACAGCCGTTCATAACCAAATCTCTGATAGTATTCGAGGGGCTCAAACCTTGCGGATGAATCAAGCCTTGCCTGAAAATTCTCAGCGCGTCTGGAATATCAATCTTCGTTATCAACGAGCCATTCAAAAGTTTGCTTTTACCCATAATATTGTTTTCTTTTGTAATGGTTTCATGGTCTTTCTTAGCCAAGTACTCCCCTTGGTATTGGGGTTCTTCCTTGCCATGCATGGTCATCATGTTTCAGTGGCTAGCCTGGTTGCAATGTATATTGCCGCTGGTCAACTGGTAGGTCCTATACAAAATATCATGTATGATGTGGTTGAAGTACAAGGAGCCAAAACAACGGCAGAAAAGATTTTCGGAATTTTAAATCGAGCAGATGATAGTGAATCGGACAATCATTCGATCTCACAAGTAGAAGAACTAGAAATTTCTCATTTAAGTAAATCTTATAACGGTAGAGAGATTATACGCGATCTTAATCTAGCCATTCAACAAGGCAAAAAAGTCCTCATCAAAGGGCCAAGTGGCTGTGGGAAATCAACCCTCTTTCGAATGATCACAGGGGAAGAAAAGGCGGATGATGGGACGATTACTTGTCGGACAAGGGATGGAGCAAAAACAAGTTGTTTTATTCGTCAGGTAGGTATCATCAGTCAGCATCCTTTCCTCTTTAATGATACTGTTCGCTACAATCTTAGTTTGGGACAAGATTTTTCAGATCAAGAATTGGAGACTGTTTTGAGACAGGTCAAACTCGACCATGAACTAACTGATGGACTTGATTTTGTAATCACTAATAACGGAGAAAATATTTCAGGCGGACAACGAGTCCGGATTGAACTAGCCCGCTTCCTTCTTCGTAAAAAGGATATTTTATTAGCAGATGAGGTAACTGCAGCTCTTGACGTAGAAAATAGCCAGATGGTTCGAGACTTGATTTTCTCACTACCGATGATGGTGTTAGAAATCGCTCACCATATTGATTATGAAAGTCGATACGATCAAGTCATTGAACTAAGAAAAAATTGA